A genomic segment from Paramixta manurensis encodes:
- the zwf gene encoding glucose-6-phosphate dehydrogenase, translating into MAVTQTAQACDLVIFGAKGDLARRKLLPSLYQLEKAGQIHEDTRIIGVGRADWDKAAYTKVIREALETFMKEKIDEALWDKLSSRLDFCNLDVNDTSHFPKLGKLLDQKKRVTINYFAMPPSTFGAICKGLGQAKLNAKPARVVMEKPLGTSLETSREINDQVGEYFEECQVFRIDHYLGKETVLNLLALRFANSLFASNWDNRTIDHVQITVAEEVGIEGRWGYFDQAGQMRDMIQNHLLQILTMIAMSPPADLSADRIRDEKVKVLRSLRRIDHSNVRDKTVRGQYTSGFVQGKKVPGYLEEEGANKSSHTESFVSIRVDIDDWRWAGVPFYLRTGKRLPTKCSEVVVYFKNPALNLFKESWQELPQNKLTIRLQPDEGVDIQILNKVPGLDHKHNLQTTKLDLSYSETFNQSHLADAYERLLLETMRGIQALFVRRDEVEEAWKWVDSIMDAWAADNEAPKPYQAGTWGPVASVAMITRDGRSWNEFE; encoded by the coding sequence ATGGCGGTAACACAAACAGCCCAGGCATGCGATCTGGTTATTTTCGGTGCCAAAGGCGATCTTGCTCGCCGAAAACTGTTACCTTCCCTGTATCAGTTGGAAAAGGCCGGTCAGATTCATGAAGATACGCGCATCATTGGCGTAGGCCGCGCCGATTGGGACAAAGCGGCATATACCAAAGTTATTCGTGAAGCGTTGGAAACCTTCATGAAAGAAAAAATCGATGAAGCGCTGTGGGATAAACTGAGCAGCCGCCTTGATTTCTGTAATCTTGATGTCAACGATACATCCCATTTCCCGAAACTGGGCAAACTGCTCGATCAGAAAAAGCGCGTCACCATTAACTACTTTGCGATGCCGCCAAGTACTTTTGGCGCGATCTGTAAAGGGTTAGGGCAGGCGAAACTCAACGCAAAACCGGCACGCGTGGTGATGGAGAAGCCGCTGGGAACCTCGCTGGAAACCTCTCGTGAGATCAATGACCAGGTCGGTGAGTATTTTGAAGAGTGCCAGGTCTTCCGTATCGACCACTATCTGGGTAAAGAGACGGTGCTGAACCTGCTGGCGCTGCGTTTCGCTAACTCGCTGTTCGCCTCTAACTGGGATAACCGCACCATCGATCACGTGCAGATTACCGTGGCGGAAGAGGTGGGGATCGAAGGCCGTTGGGGTTACTTTGATCAGGCCGGTCAGATGCGTGACATGATTCAGAATCACTTACTGCAAATTTTGACCATGATTGCCATGTCGCCGCCGGCGGATTTAAGCGCTGACCGCATTCGCGATGAAAAAGTGAAAGTGCTGCGTTCATTGCGCCGTATTGACCATAGCAACGTGCGTGACAAAACGGTACGCGGGCAATATACCTCTGGTTTTGTGCAGGGCAAAAAAGTGCCGGGTTATCTGGAAGAAGAGGGCGCGAATAAGTCCAGCCATACGGAAAGCTTTGTTTCTATCCGCGTCGACATTGACGATTGGCGTTGGGCCGGCGTGCCGTTCTATCTACGTACCGGTAAGCGTTTGCCGACCAAGTGCTCTGAAGTGGTGGTGTACTTTAAGAACCCAGCCTTAAATCTGTTTAAAGAGTCCTGGCAGGAGTTGCCGCAGAATAAACTGACCATTCGTCTGCAACCGGACGAAGGGGTAGATATCCAGATTCTGAACAAAGTGCCGGGGCTGGATCACAAGCATAATCTGCAAACCACTAAGCTCGATCTGAGCTATTCCGAAACCTTTAACCAGTCACACCTGGCGGATGCGTATGAACGCCTGTTGCTGGAAACCATGCGCGGCATTCAGGCACTGTTTGTGCGTCGTGACGAAGTCGAAGAAGCCTGGAAATGGGTTGACTCTATTATGGATGCCTGGGCCGCCGATAACGAAGCGCCGAAGCCGTATCAGGCCGGTACTTGGGGGCCGGTAGCATCAGTCGCGATGATTACGCGCGATGGCCGTTCCTGGAACGAGTTTGAATAA
- a CDS encoding MurR/RpiR family transcriptional regulator, producing MNMLEKIQAHLELLSKSERKVAEVILASPQTAIHSSIALLARAAEVSEPTVNRFCHRLGTRGFPDFKLLLAQSLATGTPYVSRNIDESDSVEAYSAKIFESAMAGLDRVRSQLDMTAVNRAVDLLTQSKKIAFFGLGASAAVAHDAMNKFFRFNVPVIYSDDIVMQRMSCMNGSEGDVIVLISHTGRTKNLVELAQFARENDATVLAITSPGSPLSREATLALTLDVPEDTDIYMPMVSRLAQLALIDVLATGFTLRRGAKFRDNLKRVKEALKESRFDKDAMISTLPR from the coding sequence ATGAATATGTTGGAAAAAATTCAGGCTCATCTTGAGCTCCTTAGCAAATCCGAGCGTAAAGTCGCGGAGGTTATTTTAGCCTCACCGCAGACCGCTATTCATTCTAGCATCGCGTTACTGGCGCGCGCTGCCGAAGTCAGCGAACCTACCGTCAACCGCTTTTGCCACCGTCTGGGAACCCGTGGCTTTCCAGACTTTAAATTACTGTTGGCACAGAGCCTTGCGACCGGCACACCGTATGTCAGCCGCAATATCGACGAATCGGATAGCGTTGAGGCTTACAGTGCAAAAATTTTCGAATCAGCGATGGCCGGTCTCGATCGGGTGCGTTCGCAGCTTGATATGACCGCGGTCAACCGTGCCGTCGACCTGCTCACTCAGTCGAAAAAAATCGCCTTCTTTGGGCTCGGCGCGTCTGCCGCCGTCGCGCATGATGCAATGAATAAATTTTTTCGTTTCAATGTGCCGGTCATCTATTCCGATGATATTGTGATGCAACGAATGAGTTGCATGAATGGTTCGGAAGGCGACGTCATCGTGCTGATTTCCCATACTGGTCGCACCAAAAATTTAGTCGAACTGGCGCAATTTGCGCGAGAAAATGACGCAACCGTGCTGGCTATCACTTCTCCCGGCTCGCCGCTTTCCCGCGAGGCGACGCTGGCATTAACTCTGGATGTACCAGAAGATACCGATATTTATATGCCGATGGTGTCACGCTTAGCGCAACTGGCGCTGATTGATGTGCTGGCAACCGGTTTCACTTTACGACGCGGAGCAAAATTCAGAGATAACTTGAAGCGAGTCAAGGAAGCCTTGAAGGAATCGCGTTTTGATAAAGATGCGATGATTTCAACGCTGCCACGCTAG
- the pyk gene encoding pyruvate kinase — MSRRLRRTKIVTTLGPATDRDNNLEKIIAAGANVVRLNFSHGTPEDHQLRADKVREIAAKLGRHVAILGDLQGPKIRVSTFKEGKVFLNIGDRFLLDASLGKGEGDKEKVGIDYKGLPADVVPGDILLLDDGRVQLKVLEVQGMKVFTEVTVGGPLSNNKGINKLGGGLSAEALTEKDKADIITAAKIGVDYLAVSFPRCGEDLNYARRLARDAGCDAKIVSKVERAEAVASPEAMDDIILASDVVMVARGDLGVEIGDPELVGIQKALIRRARQLNRAVITATQMMESMITNPMPTRAEVMDVANAVLDGTDAVMLSAETAAGQYPAETVTAMAKVCLGAEKIPSINVSKHRLDVQFDNIEEAIAMSAMYAANHLQGVTAIITMTESGRTALMTSRITSGLPIFAMSRHERTLNLTALYRGVTPVYFDSNNEGVVAANDAINLLRDKGFLVSGDLVIVTQGDVMSTVGTTNTSRVMRVE, encoded by the coding sequence ATGTCAAGACGTCTCAGAAGAACCAAGATCGTAACGACCCTGGGCCCGGCCACCGATCGTGATAACAACCTTGAAAAAATCATTGCCGCCGGGGCCAACGTCGTTCGACTAAACTTCTCGCACGGCACGCCTGAAGACCACCAGTTACGTGCGGATAAGGTACGTGAAATTGCCGCGAAGCTGGGGCGTCACGTGGCGATCCTTGGTGATTTGCAAGGGCCGAAAATTCGTGTGTCGACCTTTAAAGAGGGCAAGGTGTTCCTCAATATTGGCGATCGTTTTCTGCTGGATGCCAGCCTTGGTAAAGGCGAAGGTGATAAAGAAAAAGTGGGGATCGATTATAAAGGTCTGCCCGCTGATGTGGTACCGGGCGATATTCTGTTACTGGATGATGGGCGCGTTCAGTTAAAGGTGCTGGAAGTTCAGGGCATGAAAGTCTTCACCGAGGTAACTGTCGGTGGCCCGCTTTCCAATAATAAAGGCATTAATAAACTCGGCGGTGGCTTATCTGCAGAAGCACTGACCGAGAAAGATAAGGCTGACATTATCACCGCCGCCAAAATTGGCGTGGATTACCTGGCCGTCTCTTTTCCACGCTGTGGCGAAGACCTGAATTATGCTCGTCGCCTCGCACGTGACGCAGGGTGTGATGCCAAAATCGTCTCCAAAGTAGAACGTGCCGAAGCTGTCGCCAGCCCGGAAGCTATGGATGATATTATCCTCGCTTCCGATGTCGTGATGGTCGCGCGTGGCGATCTGGGGGTCGAAATCGGCGATCCGGAATTGGTGGGGATTCAGAAGGCGTTAATTCGCCGCGCGCGTCAGCTCAACCGCGCGGTGATTACCGCAACACAGATGATGGAGTCGATGATCACTAACCCGATGCCGACTCGTGCGGAAGTCATGGATGTTGCGAACGCCGTGCTTGATGGTACCGATGCGGTGATGCTGTCGGCGGAAACCGCCGCCGGTCAGTACCCGGCTGAGACCGTCACCGCCATGGCGAAGGTTTGCCTTGGCGCGGAGAAAATCCCCAGCATTAATGTTTCCAAACACCGTCTCGACGTTCAGTTTGACAATATTGAAGAAGCGATTGCCATGTCGGCAATGTATGCTGCCAACCACCTGCAAGGGGTTACCGCGATTATTACCATGACCGAATCCGGTCGTACCGCGTTGATGACTTCACGTATCACCTCCGGCCTGCCGATTTTCGCCATGTCGCGCCATGAACGCACGCTGAACCTTACCGCGCTGTATCGTGGCGTCACGCCGGTCTACTTCGACAGTAACAATGAAGGTGTCGTCGCCGCCAACGATGCGATTAATCTGCTGCGTGATAAAGGTTTCCTTGTCTCAGGCGATTTGGTTATTGTCACCCAAGGTGACGTGATGAGCACGGTCGGTACCACCAACACCAGCCGCGTGATGCGCGTCGAATAA
- a CDS encoding pyridoxal phosphate-dependent decarboxylase family protein, producing the protein MVFHPQSVSSVTPFSPHQHDGSADFLFNHAQLDAYARQTTQALALIRRTLQQVEKPFSGILPHELAPAFNAVDLNQPLGNDEAALEELSQLYLRDAVYFHHPKYVAHLNCPVVLPSLLAEQVMSAINSSVDTWDQSAGGTLIEQKVIDWTLQRIGLPHDSDGIFTSGGTQSNLMAMLLARDTWCARHHSGHLIKQHGLPPEAPKWRIFTSKLSHFSIQKSTAILGLGYDAVVPVDYDENYRMDANKLAEAVAQCREDGLIPIAVVATSGTTDFGSIDPLNAIADLCQQQGLWLHVDAAYGCGLLVSPQHRQRLAGIERADSVTVDYHKSFFQTVSCGAFFVRDSHHLSHVTVHADYLNPLSAQQEGTPNLVNKSIQTTRRFDALKMWLTLRVMGAEKLGQAFDSVLALAEATHRLLAAHPAIEVLHSPELTTQVFRFVPRAGFTEARVDEINAQIRKALFRSGNAVVAGTKVNQRQYLKFTLLNPATTPNDMEDVIALIVHYGRSLSHGPALSAANQ; encoded by the coding sequence ATGGTTTTCCATCCGCAATCCGTATCGTCGGTCACACCGTTCTCACCGCATCAACACGACGGAAGTGCCGACTTCCTGTTCAATCATGCGCAGCTTGATGCTTATGCCCGGCAAACCACCCAAGCGCTGGCGCTGATTCGCCGTACTCTTCAACAAGTAGAAAAACCATTCAGCGGTATTTTGCCGCATGAACTGGCTCCGGCATTTAACGCCGTTGATCTTAATCAACCCCTCGGCAACGATGAGGCTGCGTTAGAAGAGTTATCGCAACTCTATCTACGTGACGCGGTGTACTTCCATCATCCGAAATATGTGGCGCACCTTAACTGCCCGGTAGTGCTCCCTTCCCTGCTGGCGGAACAGGTAATGAGCGCGATTAACAGCTCGGTAGATACCTGGGATCAAAGCGCGGGCGGTACTCTGATTGAACAGAAAGTGATTGACTGGACATTGCAGCGCATTGGTTTACCGCACGACTCAGACGGAATTTTTACCAGCGGTGGCACCCAATCCAACCTAATGGCAATGTTACTGGCGCGCGATACGTGGTGTGCGCGTCACCATTCCGGCCACTTAATTAAACAGCATGGATTGCCGCCGGAAGCGCCTAAATGGCGCATTTTCACCTCCAAACTGAGCCACTTCAGTATTCAGAAATCTACCGCCATTTTAGGCTTGGGTTACGATGCGGTCGTCCCGGTTGATTATGATGAAAACTACCGTATGGACGCCAACAAGCTGGCGGAGGCGGTCGCACAATGCCGCGAGGATGGACTGATTCCGATTGCGGTGGTCGCCACCAGCGGCACCACCGATTTTGGCAGTATCGATCCGCTCAACGCGATTGCCGACCTTTGCCAACAGCAAGGGTTATGGCTACATGTTGATGCCGCCTACGGTTGTGGGTTGTTGGTTTCTCCCCAGCATCGCCAGCGGCTGGCGGGTATTGAACGGGCGGATTCAGTCACAGTTGATTATCACAAATCCTTCTTCCAGACCGTCAGTTGCGGCGCGTTTTTCGTGCGTGACAGCCACCATCTCAGCCACGTCACGGTGCATGCCGATTATCTCAATCCGCTGAGTGCTCAGCAGGAAGGCACCCCTAACCTGGTGAATAAAAGTATCCAAACCACACGCCGCTTTGACGCGCTAAAAATGTGGCTCACCTTACGTGTGATGGGCGCGGAAAAACTGGGCCAGGCTTTTGACAGTGTGCTGGCGCTGGCAGAGGCTACCCACCGCTTACTGGCCGCCCATCCGGCGATTGAAGTTCTCCACTCGCCCGAACTGACCACCCAGGTTTTCCGCTTCGTGCCGCGTGCAGGTTTCACCGAGGCGCGCGTCGATGAAATTAACGCGCAAATCCGTAAGGCGCTGTTCCGCTCCGGTAACGCGGTGGTAGCCGGCACCAAAGTTAACCAACGACAGTATCTGAAATTTACGCTGCTGAACCCGGCAACAACCCCCAACGACATGGAAGATGTGATTGCGCTGATCGTGCATTACGGGCGCTCCCTGTCACACGGCCCGGCACTCAGCGCCGCCAATCAGTGA
- a CDS encoding lysine N(6)-hydroxylase/L-ornithine N(5)-oxygenase family protein produces MSETIYDFIGIGIGPFNLGLACLTDPIEEINGVFLDQNPGFDWHTGMMLESAHLQTPFMADLVTLADPTNRFSLLNYMKQKGKIYSFYIREDFFLMRKEYNQYCQWACAQLDTLHWNTRVEDVSYDSDRQCYRVRSCSTRSGESRYWLARKLVLGTGPVAWLPACSRALRDQVTHSSEYLAHKAELQQKNSITVLGSGQSAAEIYYDLLNDIDRFGYQLNWVTRAPRFYPLEYTKLTLEMTSPEWIDYFHALPPAKRDALNARHKNLYKGINSSLINDIYDLMYVKQLDGALKVRLFTHCELTDLRRLPTGQLELSLHQQEQDQAFTRRTEGLVMATGYHYRPPLFIEGIANRLRWDDQGRYAVQRNYSIDHHNQIFVQNAELHTHGFVTPDLGMACYRNSVLIREIAGREIYPVERQIAFQTFPAESEEIHV; encoded by the coding sequence ATGAGTGAGACAATTTACGACTTTATTGGCATTGGCATCGGCCCCTTTAACCTTGGATTGGCCTGCTTAACCGATCCGATTGAGGAGATTAACGGCGTATTTCTCGATCAGAACCCGGGGTTTGACTGGCATACCGGCATGATGCTGGAAAGCGCGCATTTGCAAACGCCCTTTATGGCGGATTTAGTCACGCTGGCCGATCCGACCAACCGCTTTAGTCTGCTCAATTATATGAAGCAAAAGGGAAAGATTTATTCATTCTACATCCGTGAAGATTTCTTTCTCATGCGCAAAGAGTATAACCAGTATTGCCAATGGGCCTGTGCTCAACTGGACACCTTGCACTGGAATACCCGGGTTGAGGATGTCAGCTACGATAGCGACCGGCAATGTTATCGGGTGCGCAGTTGCTCAACGCGTAGTGGCGAATCCCGCTATTGGCTGGCGCGTAAACTGGTGCTCGGCACCGGCCCGGTCGCCTGGCTTCCGGCATGCAGCCGTGCGCTGCGCGACCAGGTTACGCACTCCAGCGAATATCTGGCGCACAAAGCAGAATTGCAGCAAAAGAACAGTATTACCGTGTTGGGAAGCGGCCAGAGCGCGGCGGAAATTTATTATGACTTGCTGAATGATATTGACCGGTTCGGTTATCAACTCAATTGGGTCACCCGCGCACCGCGTTTTTATCCGCTGGAATATACCAAGTTGACGCTGGAAATGACCTCTCCCGAGTGGATTGATTATTTCCATGCGCTGCCTCCCGCCAAACGGGATGCACTGAACGCCCGCCATAAGAATCTGTACAAAGGGATTAACAGTAGCCTGATTAACGACATCTATGACCTGATGTACGTGAAGCAACTGGATGGCGCACTCAAGGTTAGGCTATTTACCCACTGCGAGTTAACCGACCTACGTCGGTTACCCACCGGTCAACTGGAACTCTCGCTGCACCAGCAGGAGCAGGACCAGGCGTTTACACGCCGTACTGAAGGGCTGGTAATGGCGACCGGCTATCATTACCGCCCGCCGCTGTTTATTGAAGGTATCGCCAACCGCCTACGCTGGGATGACCAGGGGCGCTATGCGGTACAACGCAATTACAGTATCGACCACCATAACCAGATTTTTGTTCAGAACGCCGAATTGCATACTCACGGCTTTGTGACGCCTGACCTGGGAATGGCGTGCTATCGCAACTCGGTGTTAATCCGCGAAATCGCCGGACGCGAAATCTACCCGGTTGAACGCCAAATAGCCTTTCAAACCTTCCCCGCCGAATCGGAGGAAATCCATGTCTAA
- a CDS encoding GNAT family N-acetyltransferase: MSNPALFRTTRPAGEFTLRPMQADDAPQVHRWVTQEYARFWGMQDHSLQQVADFYQRLTADNPNAALIGCCNQQPVFLVECYQAQQDEVGKHYPARADDYGMHILIAPAEKPIRQFSWQVFSTVMDYLFSLPQVQRVVVEPDVRNDKIHRLNQRAGFRYQHTIDMGHKTAWLAFCQRDDYQHALLQETFSMNTATAHLTGQHLVGDHWLLANRLLIRKAIAEFAHEKLIVPVETNGEYRVAVPSGEAEYRFYAERLALDHWAIDLVSLRKQENGAPLALDALQFITEFHQQIGIPATLLATYMEEITSTLCSSVYKLNKNQPNSAALAHADFQTVEASMTEGHPCFVANNGRIGFDAQDYLRYAPETAAPVKLVWVAVHTRNAHFASLDELSYQQLMHEELGESTLATFNARLDELGVARDEYLWMPVHPWQWHNKLLTVFAPDIAARDIIYLGESEDCYQAQQSIRTFFNRSQPGKRYVKTALSVLNMGFMRGLSPYYMATTPAVNHWLETLVNQDRWLQQCNFRILREVAAIGYHNRYYERAISGDSAWKKMFAVLWRDNPVVHLQPGQRLMTMASLLHVDAQQKALLPALIADSGLDAESWINAYLHCYLSPLLHCFYQHDLVFMPHGENLILLFENNVPVSAWMKDIGEEIAVLNPDAQLPEKAQRLAVDVPDNLKLLSLFTDVFDCIFRFINAILVQENTLSESTFWRCVADCVKAYQQAHPQLASKFARYDMFTPEFQRSCLNRLQLANNQQMINLSDPAENLKFAGTLVNPIAAFADKR, from the coding sequence ATGTCTAACCCTGCTCTCTTTCGCACCACACGACCGGCGGGCGAATTTACCCTGCGCCCAATGCAGGCGGATGATGCGCCACAAGTTCACCGTTGGGTCACGCAAGAGTACGCACGCTTCTGGGGCATGCAGGATCACTCTCTGCAACAGGTCGCTGATTTCTATCAACGGCTCACCGCCGATAATCCAAACGCGGCGCTGATTGGCTGCTGTAACCAACAACCGGTTTTCCTCGTGGAGTGCTATCAGGCACAGCAGGACGAAGTCGGTAAACATTATCCGGCGCGGGCAGACGATTACGGCATGCATATCTTGATCGCCCCGGCGGAAAAACCGATTCGGCAATTTAGCTGGCAGGTATTCAGCACCGTGATGGATTACCTGTTCAGCCTGCCACAGGTGCAGCGTGTGGTGGTTGAGCCGGATGTGCGCAACGACAAAATTCACCGGCTGAATCAACGCGCCGGATTTCGCTATCAACACACCATCGATATGGGCCACAAAACTGCCTGGCTGGCATTTTGCCAGCGCGATGATTATCAACATGCTCTCTTGCAGGAAACGTTTTCTATGAATACCGCAACCGCACATCTCACCGGCCAACACTTGGTGGGTGATCACTGGCTACTGGCTAATCGCTTATTAATTCGCAAAGCGATTGCCGAATTCGCCCATGAAAAACTGATCGTACCGGTCGAGACTAACGGAGAGTACCGCGTAGCGGTACCCAGCGGCGAGGCGGAGTATCGGTTTTACGCTGAACGCCTGGCGCTCGACCACTGGGCCATCGATCTGGTTTCACTGCGTAAGCAGGAGAATGGCGCGCCGCTGGCACTTGATGCACTGCAATTTATTACCGAGTTCCATCAGCAGATTGGTATTCCTGCTACGCTGTTAGCCACCTATATGGAGGAGATCACCAGCACCCTCTGTAGCAGCGTCTATAAGCTGAATAAAAACCAACCCAATAGCGCAGCGCTGGCTCACGCCGATTTCCAGACCGTTGAAGCCTCCATGACCGAAGGCCATCCCTGCTTTGTCGCCAACAATGGGCGCATCGGGTTCGACGCGCAGGATTACCTTCGTTATGCGCCAGAAACCGCCGCGCCGGTTAAGTTGGTGTGGGTGGCGGTCCATACCCGAAATGCTCATTTCGCCAGTCTGGATGAGTTGTCCTACCAACAGTTGATGCACGAGGAGTTGGGTGAAAGCACGCTGGCAACCTTTAATGCCCGGCTTGATGAGTTGGGCGTTGCCCGCGATGAATATTTGTGGATGCCGGTTCATCCCTGGCAGTGGCATAACAAATTACTGACGGTGTTCGCCCCTGATATTGCTGCGCGCGACATTATTTATCTTGGCGAAAGCGAGGATTGTTACCAGGCGCAGCAATCGATTCGAACCTTCTTTAACCGCAGCCAACCGGGTAAACGCTATGTAAAAACCGCCCTTTCAGTGCTGAATATGGGCTTTATGCGCGGTTTATCGCCCTATTACATGGCGACGACGCCGGCGGTTAACCATTGGCTGGAAACACTGGTTAACCAAGATCGCTGGCTACAACAGTGCAATTTTCGCATTCTGCGCGAGGTTGCGGCGATCGGGTATCATAACCGTTATTATGAACGCGCAATCAGTGGTGATTCCGCATGGAAGAAGATGTTTGCCGTGTTATGGCGTGATAATCCGGTCGTCCACTTGCAGCCCGGCCAGCGGCTAATGACCATGGCCTCGCTGCTGCATGTGGATGCACAGCAAAAAGCGCTACTACCGGCGTTAATTGCCGATTCCGGTTTGGATGCGGAAAGCTGGATTAACGCCTATCTGCATTGTTACCTGAGCCCACTGCTACACTGCTTTTATCAGCATGATTTGGTGTTTATGCCACATGGCGAAAACCTCATCCTGCTGTTTGAAAACAATGTGCCGGTTAGCGCCTGGATGAAGGACATCGGCGAAGAAATCGCGGTACTCAACCCGGATGCGCAACTGCCGGAGAAAGCGCAGCGTCTGGCGGTAGATGTGCCGGATAACCTTAAATTACTGTCGCTATTCACCGACGTTTTCGACTGTATTTTCCGCTTTATTAACGCGATTTTAGTGCAGGAAAATACGTTATCGGAATCAACTTTCTGGCGTTGCGTAGCGGATTGTGTGAAGGCCTACCAGCAGGCGCATCCGCAGTTGGCGAGTAAATTCGCCCGTTATGATATGTTTACGCCGGAATTCCAACGTTCTTGCCTTAATCGGCTGCAACTGGCGAATAACCAGCAAATGATTAACTTGTCCGATCCGGCTGAAAATCTTAAATTCGCCGGAACGCTGGTGAACCCTATCGCCGCATTTGCGGATAAACGATAA
- a CDS encoding MFS transporter, with protein MAAYTPISTLTLRHLLFPLSLVLFEFATYIAHDMIQPGMLLVTGEFNVGPEWVSASLTAYLIGGIVLQWLLGPLSDKYGRRPILLFGVLFFILACAITPFVQSIEQFITLRFMQGISLCFIGAVGYAAVQEAFDETLSVRIMALMANVALLAPLAGPLAGAAFLDVSGWRNMFWLFALIAALAWFGLWRAMPETAGDRSASVSLASLGKGYLALARDRQVMSGSLAIGLVFIPILAWVALSPVILIHDAGLSRMQYALLQLPVFLAMIAGNLTLGRLSGRWPIEQPLRFGAWPILLGLGLALLCTLVNNQSYLWMTAGLSLYGFGAGLVNAGLYRLTLFASNAGKGSVAAMLGMVSILAFALGIELTKYGYFNGGNRLFSLINFACGLVWFALVTAFLRERQRRSTVITRVK; from the coding sequence ATGGCCGCATATACCCCGATCTCAACGCTTACGCTGAGACATCTACTTTTTCCCCTTTCTCTGGTGCTGTTTGAGTTTGCTACCTATATCGCGCATGACATGATTCAACCCGGTATGTTGCTGGTTACCGGCGAATTTAATGTCGGTCCTGAGTGGGTTTCCGCTTCGCTGACTGCCTATTTAATTGGCGGTATTGTGCTGCAATGGTTGCTGGGGCCGCTTTCAGATAAATATGGGCGTCGCCCCATTTTGCTGTTCGGCGTACTGTTTTTCATCCTTGCCTGCGCCATTACGCCGTTTGTTCAAAGCATTGAGCAATTCATTACGCTACGTTTTATGCAAGGCATTAGCTTGTGCTTTATTGGCGCGGTCGGTTATGCCGCTGTTCAGGAAGCCTTCGATGAAACGTTGAGTGTGCGCATCATGGCGCTGATGGCTAACGTTGCACTGCTGGCCCCGTTGGCCGGGCCATTAGCGGGCGCCGCGTTCCTTGATGTCAGCGGCTGGCGTAACATGTTCTGGTTATTTGCGCTCATTGCCGCGCTAGCATGGTTTGGCTTATGGCGCGCGATGCCGGAAACGGCGGGAGATCGTAGCGCATCGGTCTCCTTAGCCTCACTGGGGAAAGGCTATCTGGCGCTGGCGCGCGACCGTCAGGTAATGAGCGGCTCGCTGGCTATTGGCCTGGTGTTTATCCCTATCCTGGCGTGGGTTGCGTTATCGCCGGTCATTTTAATTCATGATGCGGGCCTGTCGCGCATGCAGTATGCGCTGCTGCAATTGCCAGTTTTTCTGGCGATGATTGCCGGTAACTTAACCTTAGGACGGCTTTCCGGGCGTTGGCCGATTGAGCAACCGCTCCGCTTTGGCGCGTGGCCGATTTTGCTCGGTCTTGGCTTAGCGCTGCTGTGTACGCTGGTAAATAATCAGAGCTATCTGTGGATGACCGCCGGGCTAAGTCTGTATGGTTTCGGCGCCGGGTTGGTGAACGCCGGGCTGTATCGTTTGACGTTGTTCGCCAGCAATGCCGGAAAAGGCAGCGTCGCGGCAATGCTGGGTATGGTGAGCATTCTGGCTTTTGCGCTGGGTATCGAATTAACTAAATATGGCTACTTTAACGGCGGCAATCGCCTCTTCAGCCTGATTAATTTTGCCTGTGGATTGGTTTGGTTTGCGCTGGTCACCGCCTTTCTACGCGAACGTCAACGGCGTTCAACGGTGATTACTCGCGTGAAATAA